A genomic stretch from Nocardia wallacei includes:
- the metG gene encoding methionine--tRNA ligase, with the protein MSERPAFYITTAIAYPNGAPHIGHAYEYISADALARFKRLDGYDVFFMTGTDEHGQKVQQSARAANVPVQEYASRNSDVFEQLDKALDISYDRFIRTTDEDHVAASIAIWERMRDNGDIYLDTYSGWYSVRDEAFYTEEETTVRADGTRVATETGTPVEWTEESNYFFRLSKYQDALLDLYERHPEFILPATRRNEIVSYVKAGLRDLSISRTTFDWGVPVPDHSDHVMYVWVDALTNYLTGVGFPNTESTAFQRFWPADVHIIGKDITRFHTVYWPAFLLSAGVELPKRVFVHGFLTNKGEKMSKSVGNVVDPTALVETYGLDAVRFFLLREISYGQDGSYSHEAIVGRINTDLANEYGNLVQRSLKMVARDFASAVPTPGEFTDDDRALLDRANGLLERARAEFDQQQMHLALEAIWLTLGETNRYFSAQQPWALAKAGDTAREGTVLYVTLEVLRIVSILVQPVIPGSAGRILDQLAQTGRTFADLATPIEPGLPLPPPEPVFPKYVEPKS; encoded by the coding sequence ATGAGCGAACGCCCCGCCTTCTACATCACCACGGCCATCGCCTACCCGAACGGTGCGCCGCACATCGGCCACGCCTACGAGTACATCTCGGCCGACGCCCTCGCGCGGTTCAAGCGCCTCGACGGCTACGACGTGTTCTTCATGACCGGCACCGACGAACACGGTCAGAAGGTGCAGCAGTCGGCGCGGGCCGCGAACGTCCCGGTGCAGGAGTACGCCTCCCGTAACTCCGACGTGTTCGAGCAGCTGGACAAGGCCCTCGACATCTCCTACGACCGGTTCATCCGCACCACCGACGAGGACCACGTCGCCGCCAGCATCGCCATCTGGGAGCGGATGCGCGACAACGGCGACATCTACCTCGACACCTACTCGGGCTGGTACTCGGTGCGCGACGAGGCCTTCTACACCGAGGAGGAGACCACCGTCCGCGCGGACGGCACCCGGGTCGCCACCGAGACCGGCACGCCGGTGGAGTGGACCGAGGAGTCGAACTACTTCTTCCGGCTCTCGAAGTACCAGGACGCGCTGCTCGACCTGTACGAGCGGCATCCCGAGTTCATCCTGCCCGCCACCCGCCGCAACGAGATCGTCAGTTATGTGAAGGCCGGGCTGCGCGATCTGTCCATCTCGCGCACCACCTTCGACTGGGGGGTGCCGGTGCCGGACCATTCCGATCACGTGATGTACGTGTGGGTGGACGCGCTCACCAACTACCTCACCGGCGTCGGCTTCCCGAACACCGAATCGACTGCGTTCCAACGCTTCTGGCCCGCCGACGTGCACATCATCGGTAAGGACATCACCCGTTTCCACACCGTGTACTGGCCGGCGTTCCTGCTCTCGGCCGGGGTCGAGTTGCCGAAACGCGTTTTCGTGCACGGCTTTCTGACCAACAAGGGCGAGAAGATGTCCAAGTCGGTCGGCAATGTGGTCGACCCGACGGCGCTGGTGGAGACCTACGGTCTGGACGCGGTGCGCTTCTTCCTGCTGCGCGAGATCTCCTACGGCCAGGACGGTTCCTACAGCCACGAGGCGATCGTCGGCCGCATCAACACCGATCTGGCCAACGAGTACGGCAACCTGGTGCAGCGCAGCCTGAAGATGGTGGCGCGCGACTTCGCTTCGGCCGTACCGACTCCCGGCGAATTCACCGACGACGACCGCGCCCTGCTGGACCGGGCGAACGGCCTGCTGGAGCGCGCCCGCGCCGAATTCGACCAGCAGCAGATGCATCTGGCGCTGGAGGCGATCTGGCTCACGCTCGGCGAGACGAACCGGTACTTCTCCGCACAGCAGCCGTGGGCGCTGGCGAAGGCGGGCGACACCGCGCGCGAGGGCACCGTGCTGTATGTGACCCTCGAGGTGCTGCGCATCGTGTCGATCCTGGTGCAGCCGGTCATCCCGGGTTCGGCCGGACGCATTCTCGACCAGCTGGCCCAGACCGGCCGCACCTTCGCCGACCTGGCCACCCCGATCGAACCGGGATTGCCGCTGCCCCCGCCGGAACCGGTCTTCCCGAAGTACGTCGAGCCCAAGTCCTGA
- a CDS encoding GntR family transcriptional regulator codes for MLDIPVDHHSTVPPYEQLRQGIIARVRSGELTAGTKIPTVRALAGHLGLAPNTVARAYRELEQDGVLETRGRLGSFIASSGDPTRDLAGRAATEYVAVIRRLGLDDEAAVSYVRAALSE; via the coding sequence ATGCTGGACATTCCGGTCGACCATCATTCGACGGTCCCCCCGTACGAGCAGTTACGGCAGGGCATCATCGCCCGGGTGCGGTCCGGTGAGCTGACGGCGGGGACCAAGATCCCCACCGTGCGCGCGCTGGCCGGACACCTCGGGCTCGCCCCGAACACCGTGGCGCGCGCGTATCGCGAACTGGAACAGGACGGCGTGCTCGAGACCCGCGGGCGGCTCGGCTCGTTCATCGCCTCGTCCGGCGATCCGACCCGGGATCTGGCCGGGCGGGCCGCCACCGAATACGTGGCGGTGATCCGGCGGCTGGGGCTCGATGACGAGGCGGCGGTGAGCTATGTGCGAGCCGCGTTGAGCGAGTAG
- a CDS encoding TatD family hydrolase has translation MPSKRPAPEPPEPLSPLVDAHTHMDACGATDAESVAALLDRAAAVGVGRVVTVADDLAAARFAVRAAHWDQRVYAAVALHPTRANALDDAARTELEKLAGDPRVVAVGETGLDYYWPGKLDGCATVEEQVEGFRWHIDLAKRLGKPLMIHNREADHDLLAVLLDEGAPETVIFHCFSSDTNMALACVAEGYVLSFSGTVSFKNAHELREAATVVPDEQILVETDAPFLTPHPFRGAPNEPYCLPYTVRALAEARDQDPVELAKVTTANAMRVYGMYF, from the coding sequence ATGCCTAGCAAACGACCCGCACCCGAACCGCCCGAACCGCTGTCCCCGCTGGTGGACGCGCACACCCATATGGACGCCTGCGGCGCCACCGACGCCGAATCGGTTGCGGCCCTGCTGGATCGCGCGGCGGCGGTCGGTGTCGGCCGGGTGGTCACCGTCGCCGACGACCTGGCCGCCGCGCGCTTCGCCGTGCGGGCGGCGCACTGGGACCAGCGCGTGTACGCGGCCGTCGCGCTGCACCCGACCCGCGCGAACGCGCTGGACGACGCGGCGCGGACGGAACTGGAGAAGCTGGCCGGCGACCCGCGCGTGGTCGCCGTCGGCGAGACCGGCCTGGACTACTACTGGCCCGGAAAACTCGACGGCTGCGCGACGGTCGAGGAGCAGGTCGAGGGCTTCCGCTGGCACATCGACCTCGCGAAACGCCTCGGCAAACCGCTGATGATCCACAACCGCGAGGCCGATCACGACCTGCTGGCCGTGCTGCTCGACGAGGGCGCGCCGGAGACGGTGATCTTCCACTGCTTCTCCTCCGACACGAACATGGCGCTGGCCTGCGTCGCGGAGGGATATGTACTGAGCTTCTCCGGCACCGTGAGCTTCAAGAACGCGCACGAACTGCGGGAGGCCGCCACGGTCGTGCCGGACGAGCAGATCCTGGTCGAGACCGACGCGCCGTTCCTGACCCCGCATCCGTTCCGCGGCGCGCCCAACGAGCCGTACTGCCTGCCCTACACCGTGCGGGCGCTGGCCGAGGCCCGTGACCAGGACCCGGTCGAACTCGCGAAGGTCACCACGGCCAACGCCATGCGGGTCTACGGGATGTACTTCTAG
- a CDS encoding resuscitation-promoting factor — MPALERINSSRSPLLYTAIAAMLITLIVGAALAIVNKKTVTIVIDGQRTSLTTMSGDVRGVLKAAGFVLTNRDLVSPSADEIVLDGATVTLNRARQVALTLDGRPQKVWTTAATVADALQQLNIPSDVFVSPARPTPLPLQGAALAVTSPRTVLLADNGEAPGYVRMAAPTVGELLQVQGVPLANQDSVEPPAATPLRDGMKITVTRKRVENRVERVALDPTEDVIEDPELNMSRTVIENPGKPGVQDVTFAVSIVNGQEASKDPISNTVIVPAQPKTVRKGAKPGTEVPPVRDGAVWDALAQCESHGNWAINTGNGFYGGIQFDQNTWERQGGTRYAPRADLATREEQIAIAEVTRARQGWGAWPACTSRLGIS, encoded by the coding sequence ATGCCCGCTCTGGAGCGGATCAACTCCTCACGCTCGCCGCTGTTGTACACGGCGATCGCGGCGATGCTGATCACGCTGATCGTGGGTGCGGCATTGGCGATCGTGAACAAGAAGACGGTCACCATCGTCATCGACGGCCAGCGGACCAGCCTCACCACCATGTCCGGGGACGTGCGCGGGGTACTCAAGGCCGCCGGATTCGTCCTCACCAACCGCGACCTGGTCTCGCCGTCGGCCGACGAGATCGTGCTCGACGGCGCTACCGTCACGTTGAACCGGGCCCGGCAGGTCGCGCTGACCCTCGACGGGCGCCCGCAGAAGGTGTGGACCACCGCGGCCACCGTCGCCGACGCGCTGCAGCAGCTGAACATTCCCTCCGACGTGTTCGTCTCGCCCGCGCGGCCGACGCCGCTGCCGCTGCAGGGAGCCGCGCTGGCGGTCACCAGCCCGCGCACCGTGCTGCTCGCCGACAACGGCGAAGCGCCCGGTTATGTGCGGATGGCCGCGCCGACGGTCGGGGAACTGCTACAGGTGCAGGGTGTGCCGCTGGCGAACCAGGATTCGGTCGAGCCGCCCGCCGCGACGCCGCTGCGGGACGGCATGAAGATCACCGTCACGCGTAAGCGGGTGGAGAACCGGGTGGAGCGGGTGGCGCTGGATCCGACCGAGGACGTCATCGAGGATCCTGAGCTGAATATGAGCCGGACCGTTATCGAGAATCCGGGTAAGCCGGGGGTGCAGGATGTGACGTTCGCGGTGTCGATCGTCAATGGGCAGGAGGCGAGTAAGGATCCGATCAGTAACACCGTGATCGTTCCCGCTCAGCCCAAGACGGTTCGGAAGGGGGCCAAGCCGGGGACCGAGGTGCCGCCGGTGCGCGACGGAGCGGTGTGGGATGCGTTGGCGCAGTGCGAGTCTCATGGGAACTGGGCTATCAATACGGGGAACGGGTTCTATGGGGGGATTCAGTTCGATCAGAACACGTGGGAGCGGCAGGGGGGGACTCGGTATGCGCCTCGGGCCGATTTGGCTACCAGGGAGGAGCAGATCGCTATTGCGGAG
- a CDS encoding dolichyl-phosphate-mannose--protein mannosyltransferase has product MTQLTDARPAIGAGSASSSPAPLRPTPDFGPTDRVRGWVVTLVLTAIAVVTRFLNLNYPTDAGTPVFDEKHYAPQAWQLVTGGWVEDNPAYGLVVHPPVGKQMIALGELLFGYTSWGWRFSAAVFGSLLVLLVIRITRRMTRSTLIGAIAGLLLIADGLTFVSSRIGMLDIFQALFVTAAFGCLIVDRDQVRERMARADAEGRIALSAFGPRLGVRWWRFGAGLLLGLSCGTKWSGMYFVAAFGLMSVCFDVAARRAYKVARPWVGTAVRDIGPALASLVVVPLLVYLAAYWGWFASEDGYDRYSVGNAIGAGGTWSWIPDALRSLWHNQAESLKFHESLTNSAGNHHPWESKPWSWPMGLRPMLYYYADSGVTGCGQSVCVKAVMLIGTPALWWVSLPMLAWAVWRTATRRDWRYATVLVGYGAGLLPWFATLDRQMYYFYAVPMAPFLVMGIALVLGDILGPAPFARVGDRFERWTEHRRLSLLLVCLYLGVVVANFIWLWPILTALPITVGNWHDHLWLPSWK; this is encoded by the coding sequence GTGACCCAGCTGACCGACGCGCGTCCGGCGATCGGCGCGGGCTCGGCCTCGTCCAGCCCGGCGCCGCTGCGCCCCACTCCCGATTTCGGCCCGACCGATCGGGTGCGCGGCTGGGTCGTCACGCTCGTGCTCACCGCGATCGCCGTGGTGACCCGCTTCCTGAACCTGAACTATCCCACCGACGCCGGCACCCCCGTCTTCGATGAGAAGCACTACGCGCCGCAGGCCTGGCAGCTGGTGACCGGCGGCTGGGTCGAGGACAATCCGGCCTACGGGCTGGTGGTACATCCGCCGGTGGGCAAGCAGATGATCGCGCTGGGCGAGCTGCTGTTCGGCTACACCAGCTGGGGCTGGCGGTTCTCGGCGGCGGTGTTCGGCTCGCTGCTGGTACTGCTGGTCATCCGGATCACCCGGCGCATGACCCGCTCCACCCTGATCGGCGCCATCGCCGGACTGCTGCTGATCGCCGACGGCCTGACCTTCGTCTCCTCCCGCATCGGCATGCTCGACATCTTCCAGGCCCTGTTCGTCACCGCCGCCTTCGGTTGCCTGATCGTGGACCGCGATCAGGTCCGCGAGCGCATGGCGCGAGCCGATGCCGAGGGACGCATCGCGCTGAGCGCCTTCGGCCCCCGGCTGGGCGTGCGCTGGTGGCGCTTCGGCGCGGGCCTGCTGCTCGGGCTGAGCTGCGGCACCAAGTGGTCGGGCATGTACTTCGTCGCCGCGTTCGGTCTGATGTCGGTGTGTTTCGACGTCGCGGCCCGCCGCGCGTACAAGGTCGCGCGCCCGTGGGTCGGAACCGCCGTCCGCGACATCGGCCCCGCCCTGGCCTCGCTGGTGGTGGTGCCGCTGCTGGTCTACCTGGCCGCCTACTGGGGCTGGTTCGCCAGCGAGGACGGCTACGACCGCTATTCGGTCGGCAATGCCATCGGCGCGGGCGGCACCTGGTCCTGGATACCGGACGCGCTCCGCTCGCTGTGGCACAACCAGGCCGAATCACTGAAATTCCATGAGAGCCTGACCAATTCGGCGGGCAATCACCACCCCTGGGAGTCCAAGCCGTGGTCGTGGCCGATGGGTCTGCGGCCGATGCTCTACTACTACGCCGACAGCGGCGTCACCGGCTGCGGCCAGTCGGTGTGCGTGAAAGCGGTCATGCTGATCGGCACCCCGGCGCTGTGGTGGGTGTCGCTGCCCATGCTGGCCTGGGCCGTCTGGCGCACCGCCACCCGCCGCGACTGGCGTTACGCCACCGTCCTGGTCGGCTACGGCGCGGGCCTGCTGCCCTGGTTCGCGACCCTGGACCGGCAGATGTACTACTTCTACGCCGTGCCGATGGCGCCGTTCCTGGTCATGGGCATCGCCCTGGTGCTGGGTGACATCCTCGGCCCCGCGCCGTTCGCACGCGTCGGCGACCGCTTCGAGCGCTGGACCGAACACCGGCGGCTGAGCCTGCTGCTGGTGTGCCTGTATCTCGGTGTGGTGGTGGCCAACTTCATCTGGCTGTGGCCGATCCTGACCGCGCTGCCGATCACGGTCGGCAACTGGCACGACCATCTCTGGCTGCCGAGCTGGAAATAG
- the soxR gene encoding redox-sensitive transcriptional activator SoxR, with amino-acid sequence MQQTTWNTKELTPGQLSERSGVAVSALHFYEREGLITSRRTSGNQRRYSRETLRRVAFIRISQRVGIPLSEIRKALGTLPEGRTPNRKDWERLSTIWRVDLDQRIEQLTRLRDSLTGCIGCGCLSLASCRIVNFHDKLGDEGPGARVLDVNLNCEASPDGEGCENAYETAEADSAAC; translated from the coding sequence ATGCAGCAGACGACCTGGAACACCAAGGAACTCACCCCGGGCCAATTGTCCGAACGCAGCGGGGTCGCGGTGTCGGCGCTGCACTTCTACGAGCGCGAGGGCCTCATCACCAGCCGTCGCACCAGCGGTAACCAGCGCCGATACTCGCGCGAGACGCTGCGCCGGGTGGCCTTCATCCGCATCTCCCAGCGCGTCGGCATCCCGCTCAGCGAGATCCGCAAGGCCCTGGGCACCCTCCCCGAGGGCCGCACCCCCAACCGCAAGGACTGGGAGCGGCTGTCCACCATCTGGCGAGTCGACCTCGACCAGCGCATCGAGCAGCTGACCCGCCTGCGCGACAGCCTCACCGGCTGCATCGGCTGCGGCTGTCTCTCGCTCGCCAGCTGCCGCATCGTCAACTTCCACGACAAGCTCGGCGACGAGGGCCCCGGCGCCCGCGTCCTGGACGTCAACCTCAACTGCGAGGCGTCCCCCGACGGCGAGGGCTGCGAAAACGCCTACGAGACAGCCGAAGCCGACTCGGCCGCCTGCTAA
- a CDS encoding glycosyltransferase: protein MRIVQLANFYGPRSGGLRTALHHLGAGYVAAGHEVVLVVPGPRWGEETLGTGVRRITVPAVAIPWTGGYRAADPRRVADVLTGLRPDALEVSDRLTLRGFGRWARRRDIAGVMISHERLDRLLGQVLPGPLARRAADAANRRSAEDYDIVVCTTEFAQAEFERIAVPNVALVPLGVDLETFSPSRHDGALRRRFGARHLLVHCGRLSVEKRVDRSIEAVDTLRREGMDARLVVAGDGPRRESLQRRARAVAPLPDGRPAVHFTGFIADRNRLATLLASSDVSLAPGPHETFGLAALEALAAGTPVVASRSSALADIVTEDCGAVADDDPASFAQAVTDVLALPPGDRRRAARHRAEQFTWPAAVAGMLEVLGGR from the coding sequence GTGCGCATCGTGCAATTGGCCAACTTCTACGGGCCGCGTTCGGGCGGGCTGCGCACCGCCCTGCACCACCTGGGTGCGGGATACGTGGCCGCCGGGCACGAGGTGGTGCTGGTCGTGCCCGGCCCGCGGTGGGGTGAGGAGACGCTCGGAACGGGCGTGCGGCGGATCACCGTTCCCGCCGTGGCGATTCCGTGGACCGGAGGCTACCGGGCCGCCGACCCGCGGCGGGTGGCCGACGTGCTGACCGGGCTGCGACCCGACGCGCTCGAGGTGTCGGACCGGTTGACGCTGCGCGGATTCGGGCGCTGGGCGCGGCGGCGTGATATCGCGGGCGTGATGATCTCGCACGAGCGGCTGGACCGGTTGCTCGGTCAGGTGCTGCCCGGTCCGCTGGCGCGCCGCGCCGCCGACGCGGCCAACCGGCGTTCCGCCGAAGATTACGACATCGTGGTCTGCACAACGGAATTCGCGCAGGCGGAGTTCGAGCGCATCGCCGTGCCGAACGTGGCCCTGGTGCCGCTGGGCGTGGACCTGGAGACGTTCAGTCCATCGCGGCACGACGGTGCGCTGCGGCGGCGGTTCGGCGCGCGGCACCTGCTGGTGCACTGCGGGCGGCTGTCGGTGGAGAAGCGGGTGGACCGCAGCATCGAGGCCGTCGACACACTGCGCCGGGAGGGCATGGACGCGCGACTGGTGGTGGCGGGCGACGGTCCGCGACGGGAGTCGTTGCAGCGGCGGGCCCGCGCGGTGGCGCCGCTGCCCGACGGGCGCCCGGCCGTGCATTTCACCGGGTTCATCGCCGACCGGAACCGGCTGGCCACGCTGCTCGCGAGTTCGGACGTGTCGCTGGCGCCGGGCCCGCACGAGACCTTCGGCCTGGCCGCGCTGGAGGCGCTGGCGGCGGGCACGCCCGTGGTCGCCAGCCGGTCCTCCGCGCTGGCCGACATCGTCACCGAGGACTGCGGCGCGGTGGCCGACGACGATCCCGCCTCCTTCGCGCAGGCGGTCACCGACGTGCTCGCGCTTCCGCCCGGCGATCGACGCCGCGCCGCGCGCCACCGGGCCGAGCAGTTCACCTGGCCGGCCGCGGTGGCGGGGATGCTGGAGGTGCTCGGCGGCCGCTGA
- a CDS encoding arginine deiminase, translating to METEAVPSARPFSVTSEVGTLRTVLLHRPGAELRRLTPRNNDQLLFDAIPWVERAQQEHDTFAGLLAGRGVEVLLLRNLLVETLARSGPGRSMGITAAVDARRIGYALAEELKSYLFGVSDAEELAAVLMSGMTFDELPFDPGTSLVRRMHHGTDFVIDPLPNLLFTRDSSFWVGPKVAITSLALPARARETSLTDLVYAFHPRFLGVRRAYESHTAPMEGGDVLLLAPGVVAIGVGERTSPAGAEALARSLFEDNLAHTVLVVPIAQNRATMHLDTVCTMVDTDAVVMYPAVQDSLCAFTIGKRDDGTVEMRGPDPFLPAAAEAMGIPKLRVIDTGLDGVTAEREQWDDGNNTLALAPGVVVAYERNENTNARLADAGIEVLTIPGSELGSGRGGPRCLSCPLARDEV from the coding sequence ATGGAAACAGAGGCTGTGCCGTCGGCGCGACCGTTTTCCGTGACAAGCGAGGTCGGGACGCTGCGCACGGTGCTGCTGCACCGGCCCGGCGCGGAACTGCGCCGGCTCACCCCGCGCAACAACGATCAGCTGCTGTTCGACGCCATCCCGTGGGTGGAGCGCGCCCAGCAGGAACACGACACCTTCGCCGGGCTGCTGGCCGGGCGCGGCGTCGAGGTGTTGCTGCTGCGGAACCTGCTGGTCGAGACGCTGGCGCGGAGCGGGCCCGGCCGCAGCATGGGCATCACGGCCGCGGTGGACGCGCGGCGTATCGGTTACGCGCTGGCCGAGGAACTGAAGTCGTACCTGTTCGGCGTGTCCGACGCCGAGGAGCTGGCGGCGGTGCTGATGTCGGGGATGACCTTCGACGAGCTGCCGTTCGATCCGGGCACGTCGCTGGTGCGCCGCATGCATCACGGCACCGACTTCGTCATCGATCCGCTGCCGAATCTGTTGTTCACGCGCGACTCCTCGTTCTGGGTGGGGCCGAAGGTGGCGATCACTTCCCTGGCCCTGCCCGCCCGCGCGCGCGAGACCTCGCTGACCGATCTGGTCTACGCCTTCCATCCGCGCTTTCTCGGCGTGCGGCGGGCCTACGAGTCGCACACCGCGCCGATGGAGGGCGGCGACGTGCTGCTGCTGGCGCCCGGTGTGGTGGCGATCGGGGTGGGCGAGCGCACCTCCCCGGCCGGCGCGGAAGCGTTGGCGCGCAGCCTGTTCGAGGACAATCTCGCGCACACCGTGCTGGTGGTGCCGATCGCGCAGAACCGCGCGACCATGCACCTGGACACGGTCTGCACCATGGTCGACACCGACGCCGTCGTGATGTACCCGGCGGTGCAGGATTCGCTGTGCGCCTTCACCATCGGCAAACGCGACGACGGCACGGTGGAGATGCGCGGGCCGGACCCGTTTCTCCCCGCGGCGGCCGAGGCGATGGGCATTCCCAAACTCCGGGTCATCGACACCGGCCTGGACGGCGTCACCGCCGAACGGGAACAGTGGGACGACGGGAACAACACGCTGGCCCTGGCGCCCGGCGTGGTCGTCGCCTACGAACGCAACGAGAACACCAACGCGCGGCTGGCGGACGCGGGTATCGAGGTGCTGACCATTCCCGGATCCGAACTCGGCTCCGGGCGAGGTGGTCCACGCTGCCTGTCCTGCCCGTTGGCGCGGGACGAAGTGTGA
- the rsmI gene encoding 16S rRNA (cytidine(1402)-2'-O)-methyltransferase, with the protein MAAESPDGSATSGRAGRLVLAATPMGDPGDASQRLREALGTATVVAAEDTRRTRALAKALGVEIAGRVVSFYDHVETARIPQLLAEIEAGSTVLLVTDAGMPSVSDPGYRMVAACVERELPVTCLPGPSAVTTALALSGLPMERFCFDGFAPRKSGRRKQWLRTLVTEPRAVVFFEAPHRLADCLADAVEVLGPTRRAAVCRELTKTYEQVVRGSLDELATWAIDGARGEITVVVEGAQSVSAHPADLVDEVEDLVADGLRLKDACAQVASATNTSRRELYDAVLAARLHS; encoded by the coding sequence ATGGCGGCGGAGTCCCCGGACGGGAGTGCGACGAGTGGGCGGGCCGGTCGCCTGGTGCTGGCGGCGACGCCGATGGGCGACCCGGGGGACGCCTCACAGCGGTTGCGCGAGGCGCTCGGTACCGCGACGGTGGTCGCCGCCGAGGACACCCGGCGCACGCGAGCGCTGGCCAAGGCGCTCGGAGTGGAGATCGCCGGGCGGGTGGTGAGTTTCTACGATCACGTCGAGACCGCCCGGATTCCCCAGTTGCTGGCCGAGATCGAGGCCGGAAGCACCGTGCTGCTGGTGACCGACGCGGGTATGCCGTCGGTGAGCGATCCGGGCTATCGGATGGTCGCGGCGTGCGTCGAACGCGAGCTGCCGGTGACCTGCCTGCCAGGTCCGTCCGCGGTGACGACGGCGTTGGCGCTGTCCGGATTGCCGATGGAGCGGTTCTGCTTCGACGGCTTCGCGCCGCGTAAGTCGGGTCGGCGCAAGCAGTGGCTGCGCACGTTGGTGACCGAGCCGCGGGCCGTCGTGTTCTTCGAGGCGCCGCACCGCCTGGCCGACTGTCTCGCCGATGCCGTCGAGGTGCTCGGCCCCACCCGCCGCGCCGCCGTCTGCCGCGAGCTGACCAAGACCTACGAGCAGGTCGTCCGCGGCTCCCTCGACGAGCTGGCGACCTGGGCGATCGACGGGGCCCGCGGCGAGATCACGGTGGTTGTCGAAGGGGCCCAATCGGTTTCGGCACACCCGGCCGACCTCGTCGACGAGGTGGAGGACCTGGTCGCCGACGGCCTACGCCTGAAGGACGCCTGCGCCCAGGTCGCCTCGGCCACGAACACCTCCCGCCGCGAACTCTACGACGCCGTCCTCGCCGCCCGCCTCCACTCCTGA
- a CDS encoding SDR family oxidoreductase: MRDRLKSVSGKKTLVTGAASGIGRATAIAAARSGAELVLTDIDATGLAGTVEAIGREGGKVLFSRALDISDYEAVTAFADAVHAAHGGLDVVMNVAGVSAWGTVENLEHRHWRTMVDVNLMGPIHVIENFVPRMVRDGRGGALVNVSSAAGLLAFPWHAAYSASKFGLRGVSEVLRFDLARHGITVHLVVPGAVNTHLVQTVEIAGVDRDDPRVQRYVKRFQRHATPPERVATQILRGIEKNRFMIHTSFDVRFGYWWARKFALPYEFAMRRANDLFDSFLKRG; this comes from the coding sequence GTGCGCGATCGCTTGAAGTCCGTGAGTGGCAAGAAGACTCTGGTCACCGGCGCGGCCAGCGGGATCGGGCGGGCCACCGCGATCGCCGCGGCCCGGTCCGGCGCCGAACTGGTGCTGACCGATATCGATGCCACGGGGCTGGCCGGGACCGTCGAGGCGATCGGCCGCGAGGGCGGCAAGGTGTTGTTCTCACGTGCCCTCGACATCAGCGACTACGAAGCGGTCACCGCATTCGCCGACGCGGTGCACGCCGCGCACGGCGGCCTCGATGTGGTGATGAACGTCGCGGGCGTGTCGGCGTGGGGCACCGTGGAGAACCTCGAGCACCGGCACTGGCGGACCATGGTCGACGTCAATCTGATGGGCCCGATCCATGTGATCGAGAACTTCGTCCCGCGGATGGTGCGCGACGGGCGCGGCGGCGCGTTGGTCAACGTGTCCTCGGCCGCGGGACTGCTGGCGTTCCCGTGGCACGCCGCCTACAGCGCCAGCAAGTTCGGGTTGCGCGGCGTGTCGGAGGTGCTGCGGTTCGACCTGGCGCGGCACGGCATCACCGTGCACCTGGTGGTGCCGGGCGCGGTGAACACACATCTGGTGCAGACGGTCGAGATCGCCGGGGTCGACCGCGACGATCCGCGAGTGCAGCGCTACGTCAAGCGATTCCAGCGCCACGCCACCCCGCCCGAGCGGGTGGCCACGCAGATCCTGCGCGGTATCGAGAAGAACCGCTTCATGATCCACACCTCGTTCGACGTCCGCTTCGGCTATTGGTGGGCGCGCAAGTTCGCGCTGCCCTACGAGTTCGCGATGCGCCGCGCCAACGACCTGTTCGACAGTTTCCTGAAGCGGGGTTAG